A genomic region of Leptolyngbya sp. FACHB-261 contains the following coding sequences:
- the cas2 gene encoding CRISPR-associated endonuclease Cas2, translated as MYVVVSYDIPQDKRRTKIHKVLKSYGQWMQFSLFECNLSDAEYAKLRARLARLIKPDQDSIRFYFLCACCQGKVERIGGEMPRDESIFLV; from the coding sequence ATGTATGTGGTAGTGTCCTACGATATCCCGCAAGATAAGCGCCGAACCAAAATTCATAAGGTTCTCAAGTCCTACGGCCAGTGGATGCAATTCAGCCTGTTTGAATGCAATCTCAGCGATGCTGAATATGCCAAACTGCGTGCTCGTCTCGCAAGACTGATCAAACCCGATCAAGACAGTATCCGCTTCTATTTTCTCTGCGCCTGCTGCCAAGGCAAAGTCGAGCGCATCGGCGGCGAAATGCCCCGAGACGAATCGATCTTCCTGGTCTAA
- the cas1d gene encoding type I-D CRISPR-associated endonuclease Cas1d: protein MNDQEEDMGTVYITQEDAYIGKTDERLTVRAERKSLLDVPFIKVDGVVVLGRATVSPAALNELLERQIPMSFMTSTGRYLGRLEPELTKNIFVRSAQWQAAGKPEKAVHIIRGFIRGKLKNYRSALLRAQRDYPELQLQTALSRLEQAIVPIDKTPEIDALRGLEGTGSAAYFGCFNQLIRVEGFHFATRCRRPPTDPVNSLLSFGYSLLRHDVQGALNIVGFDPYLGYLHVQRYGRASLALDLMEEFRPLVVDAVVLSVLNKRFLKPTDFTAEPLSQAVSLTPEGRRTFLRLYEQKKQSAFKHPVLGRKCTYQEAFEIQARLLSKYLLGQTQQYPPLVLK from the coding sequence ATGAACGATCAGGAAGAAGACATGGGAACTGTTTACATCACTCAGGAAGACGCCTACATCGGCAAAACCGATGAGCGCCTCACCGTCCGAGCCGAGCGAAAATCGCTGTTGGATGTGCCTTTTATTAAAGTCGATGGCGTCGTTGTCTTGGGACGAGCAACCGTTTCTCCAGCGGCTCTCAATGAACTGCTAGAGCGCCAGATCCCCATGAGCTTTATGACTAGCACAGGGCGTTATCTAGGCCGCTTGGAACCCGAACTGACCAAGAACATTTTTGTGCGCTCAGCCCAATGGCAAGCAGCAGGCAAACCCGAAAAAGCTGTGCATATCATCCGGGGCTTCATTCGCGGCAAACTCAAAAACTATCGCAGTGCCCTATTACGAGCCCAGCGCGATTATCCCGAACTTCAATTACAAACTGCCTTAAGTCGGCTAGAACAGGCAATTGTTCCCATCGACAAAACACCCGAAATTGATGCCTTGCGCGGCCTGGAAGGAACCGGTAGCGCCGCCTATTTTGGCTGCTTCAATCAATTGATTCGAGTTGAAGGCTTTCACTTCGCAACCCGCTGCCGACGTCCCCCAACCGATCCTGTCAATTCACTACTCAGCTTTGGCTACTCGCTACTCCGCCATGACGTGCAGGGAGCTTTGAATATCGTCGGGTTTGATCCCTACCTGGGCTATCTGCATGTGCAACGTTATGGCCGCGCCAGTCTAGCCCTCGACTTAATGGAAGAGTTCCGGCCCCTGGTTGTGGATGCAGTAGTTCTCAGCGTCCTCAACAAACGCTTCCTCAAACCCACCGACTTCACGGCTGAGCCTCTGAGTCAGGCCGTCTCTCTCACGCCCGAAGGTCGCCGTACCTTCCTGCGACTCTATGAGCAAAAGAAGCAGTCGGCATTCAAGCACCCAGTCCTGGGCCGCAAATGCACTTACCAGGAAGCTTTTGAGATCCAGGCCAGACTGCTTTCAAAATATCTTTTGGGGCAAACCCAACAGTATCCACCGCTCGTGCTCAAGTAG
- the cas4 gene encoding CRISPR-associated protein Cas4, translating into MAQLLNEDYIPIAALNQYAYCPHRCWRMFCAGEYTDNAYTIEGTALHERVHTLSSNQREETWQVRAVWLKSDRYRLIGKSDLIEEANGQLYPVEYKRGKRGEWDNDELQVCAQALCLEEMTGQTIHQGYLYYAHSHQRQLVEMNADLRRTTLDTLQAVSALIETGTMPPAIYTPRCKGCSLYQQCLPQAVDKVSRYREA; encoded by the coding sequence ATGGCCCAACTCCTAAACGAGGACTACATCCCCATTGCTGCCCTCAACCAATATGCCTACTGCCCCCACCGCTGCTGGCGCATGTTCTGTGCAGGCGAATACACCGATAACGCCTACACCATTGAAGGAACAGCCTTGCACGAACGGGTGCATACCCTAAGCAGCAATCAGCGAGAAGAAACCTGGCAAGTTCGCGCGGTTTGGCTCAAGTCAGACCGCTACCGGCTAATCGGCAAATCGGACCTGATTGAAGAAGCCAACGGCCAGCTTTACCCCGTGGAATATAAGCGCGGCAAGCGCGGCGAATGGGACAACGACGAGCTACAAGTCTGCGCTCAAGCCCTTTGCTTAGAAGAAATGACCGGGCAAACGATCCATCAGGGCTATCTCTACTACGCACATTCCCATCAGCGCCAGCTAGTAGAGATGAACGCAGACTTGCGGCGAACAACCCTCGATACCCTTCAGGCTGTGAGCGCGCTAATAGAGACTGGCACCATGCCCCCAGCCATTTACACACCTCGTTGCAAAGGCTGTAGTTTGTATCAGCAATGTTTGCCCCAAGCCGTGGATAAGGTGAGCCGTTACCGCGAAGCTTAA
- the cas6 gene encoding CRISPR-associated endoribonuclease Cas6: MPHSLVLNLVPQSPIPSQFLEGRHLHALFLTLVSSVDQTLGNSLHAQKAEKAFTLSPLQANPLQASPRTPNPRRLQWDHRSTIAPGTGCWWRISLLDDPLFGHLSRLWLNLNPHKPWHLGPADLQITSVLGTPQSTQPWANYAPYTQLYEQASDQERNISLHFHTPTTFRQREHDSALPSAEAVFNSLAMRWRKYSNIELSENLAACIFPSYFDIHTEIVQDNRSKFIGCVGKVSYKILGDVDPTIIKQINALADFAIYAGIGRKTPMGMGMVRRWPNS, translated from the coding sequence ATGCCCCATAGTCTAGTTCTGAATTTAGTCCCGCAATCCCCCATCCCTTCCCAATTTCTAGAAGGCCGCCATCTTCACGCCCTCTTCCTAACCCTGGTCAGCTCCGTGGATCAAACCCTAGGCAACTCCCTACACGCCCAGAAAGCCGAGAAAGCCTTCACCCTTAGCCCTCTGCAAGCCAATCCCTTGCAAGCCAGCCCTCGCACCCCCAACCCTCGCCGCCTGCAATGGGACCACCGTTCAACTATCGCTCCTGGCACCGGCTGCTGGTGGCGCATTTCCCTGCTAGACGACCCACTGTTTGGCCACCTGAGTCGCCTGTGGCTCAACCTCAACCCCCACAAGCCCTGGCACCTTGGCCCCGCCGACCTACAAATCACCAGCGTCCTCGGTACACCCCAATCCACCCAACCCTGGGCCAACTACGCCCCCTACACCCAGCTCTACGAGCAAGCCTCCGACCAAGAGCGCAACATCAGCCTGCACTTCCACACCCCCACCACCTTTCGCCAGCGCGAACACGACTCCGCCCTGCCCAGCGCCGAAGCCGTCTTCAACAGCTTGGCGATGCGCTGGCGCAAATACAGCAACATCGAGCTCAGCGAGAACCTAGCCGCCTGCATCTTCCCCAGCTACTTCGATATCCACACCGAAATCGTTCAAGACAACCGCAGCAAATTCATCGGCTGTGTCGGCAAAGTCAGCTACAAAATCTTGGGCGATGTTGACCCGACCATCATCAAACAAATCAACGCTCTTGCCGACTTCGCTATCTACGCAGGCATTGGCCGCAAAACACCGATGGGCATGGGCATGGTGCGACGATGGCCCAACTCCTAA
- a CDS encoding type VII toxin-antitoxin system HepT family RNase toxin: MLRDQRSTSISRQLRQQLIVERLLQLIVQTAIDINLQLLLSLAQPIPEDYFDSFIKVSRNSSLSQGLAQRLAPSTGLRNRLVNQYEEIDSRIVWRSILLTLELYPQYIQQVQVYLEQQNAP; the protein is encoded by the coding sequence ATCCTACGCGACCAGCGATCAACAAGCATATCTAGACAACTTCGGCAACAGTTAATCGTTGAGCGTTTGCTACAGCTCATTGTGCAAACAGCCATCGACATCAACCTTCAACTTCTACTCAGCCTGGCCCAGCCTATCCCTGAAGATTATTTCGACTCCTTTATCAAAGTGAGTCGAAATAGCAGCCTCAGCCAAGGCTTAGCCCAAAGACTAGCTCCCTCAACCGGCCTACGCAATCGCTTAGTTAATCAGTACGAGGAAATCGACTCACGAATTGTGTGGCGTTCTATTCTTCTAACTTTGGAACTCTATCCGCAATACATCCAACAAGTTCAAGTTTATTTGGAGCAACAAAATGCCCCATAG
- a CDS encoding type VII toxin-antitoxin system MntA family adenylyltransferase antitoxin, giving the protein MVHNPDLFRAEILQAIPNLKLLILFGSRAKGTAREHSDWDLAILSADGSELTSDPWGELGLYEKLGHILQVSSDQIDLVNLNHCSPLLKYAVALQGKVLYEAEPNLFIDFQRQAWHIYLDTAKLRAYEQEYIRRGLENLKQ; this is encoded by the coding sequence ATGGTGCATAACCCAGATCTCTTCAGAGCTGAAATCTTGCAGGCAATTCCCAACCTAAAATTGCTGATCCTTTTTGGTTCACGGGCCAAAGGAACAGCCAGGGAGCACAGCGATTGGGATTTAGCCATACTCTCAGCTGATGGTTCTGAACTAACCTCAGATCCCTGGGGAGAGCTGGGGCTCTACGAAAAACTAGGACACATCCTTCAGGTTTCCAGTGACCAAATCGACTTGGTAAACCTCAATCACTGCTCACCCTTACTGAAATATGCCGTAGCGCTACAGGGGAAAGTCCTGTACGAAGCCGAGCCCAACCTATTCATCGACTTTCAGCGCCAAGCCTGGCACATCTATCTAGATACAGCCAAGCTGCGAGCTTATGAGCAGGAGTACATCCGTCGAGGTCTGGAGAACTTGAAACAATGA
- the cas3 gene encoding type I-D CRISPR-associated helicase Cas3': MPQALQHQIEVFEKAEHHDIILDLAPTGTGKTVAGLTTLLHQPHRSAIYIAPTNALIEQQREAAEQFIQSSEGRLNHIVKAVSAKEVREWSNDRAGARSGEKLYNLIRNPASIFPEVGANRPLLLVTNPDIFYYATFFQYNKLDQGNIAYSFLTQFGTIIFDEFHLYDAKQLVGLLFYLVYLHEFGFFKQSVKVVLLTATPEPACDAALNMLAEQGVRIQRINGESGEQRIPSQTAVNLEIRPQQERDQLLAEIADEVVRRFRENPAQNGAVILDSKDHIGRLRDLLKKRGLAGQYGRITGSTPSGERRWAAQQPIILATSTVDVGFNFKRDLEPERQNLDWLIFSARDRAAFWQRLGRVGRVLGKKQTNIASEAIAYLKETAWEQDLASLDTTGGHDALQEKLGAIKCLERPFLHVYWQSEALLETARPLFFLEESLKKLPEESLILKLFTTLRTILGGGREWQHYRSRVQALILAEALQKAPVRTSNQRQWNLAKVWSTKPCSARYCFLRSFLEAKHPDDAEDLTSGQTTLRDWNEALANREDIAVEMKEFAEEWLSSYAPLFQFRSSLFENVHIRDPHNLLVDLAEETDLDPIHLLRNYEFVQKDDLLEVTNRAQATYEISFAWRYDGSADEFKATNLNRLIALKNCTIRRRQGGVTAPTPLLSALEKEWLAGVIVPTLTNQGIIFYLRKQGIESYNITVQCDDFAKEYTLFTGIYAIMTAAMNKIKIRLMDEEEFWIAG; the protein is encoded by the coding sequence ATGCCCCAGGCTTTACAGCACCAGATTGAGGTGTTTGAGAAAGCAGAGCACCACGACATCATTCTTGATTTAGCACCGACTGGAACTGGAAAAACAGTTGCAGGATTGACAACTCTGCTACATCAGCCCCATCGTAGTGCGATCTACATTGCTCCAACCAACGCGTTGATCGAGCAGCAAAGAGAGGCAGCAGAACAATTCATTCAAAGTAGTGAAGGCAGGCTAAACCATATAGTTAAAGCTGTTTCAGCGAAAGAAGTTCGCGAATGGTCCAACGATCGCGCAGGCGCTCGTTCTGGAGAAAAGCTTTATAACCTGATTCGCAATCCAGCTTCTATATTTCCAGAGGTTGGTGCAAATCGTCCTTTACTACTGGTTACCAACCCTGATATTTTCTATTACGCCACTTTCTTCCAGTACAACAAGCTCGATCAAGGCAACATCGCTTATTCCTTCTTGACGCAGTTTGGCACAATCATCTTTGATGAATTTCACCTCTACGATGCCAAACAACTAGTTGGCTTACTGTTCTACTTAGTCTACCTACATGAGTTTGGCTTCTTTAAGCAGAGTGTGAAGGTTGTTTTACTGACAGCAACACCTGAACCTGCTTGTGATGCTGCCCTAAACATGCTTGCAGAGCAAGGGGTTCGCATCCAAAGAATTAACGGTGAGTCTGGTGAGCAGCGTATTCCTTCACAAACTGCTGTCAATTTAGAAATTCGTCCCCAGCAAGAGCGGGATCAACTCTTAGCTGAAATAGCTGATGAGGTCGTAAGACGCTTCCGTGAGAACCCTGCCCAGAACGGAGCTGTCATCCTCGACTCTAAAGATCACATTGGTCGGCTCAGAGATCTTCTTAAGAAGCGAGGTCTTGCTGGACAGTACGGCAGGATTACAGGCTCAACACCCTCTGGGGAACGTAGGTGGGCAGCGCAACAGCCAATCATCCTAGCAACTAGTACAGTAGATGTTGGCTTTAACTTTAAGCGAGATCTAGAACCTGAGCGCCAAAACTTAGATTGGCTCATCTTCTCAGCTCGCGACCGCGCTGCATTCTGGCAACGGTTAGGGCGAGTTGGTCGAGTGCTTGGCAAGAAGCAGACAAACATTGCATCAGAGGCGATTGCTTACCTGAAAGAAACTGCATGGGAGCAAGACCTAGCTTCGCTAGACACAACGGGCGGTCATGATGCCCTTCAGGAAAAGCTGGGAGCAATTAAGTGCCTGGAACGTCCATTCCTTCATGTGTATTGGCAGTCTGAGGCCCTTTTAGAAACAGCGCGGCCACTGTTTTTCTTGGAGGAATCGCTTAAGAAGCTTCCGGAAGAAAGCCTGATTCTTAAGCTATTCACGACCTTAAGAACTATCCTAGGTGGCGGGCGTGAATGGCAGCACTATCGCTCTCGCGTGCAGGCACTGATTCTTGCTGAAGCTTTGCAAAAAGCCCCGGTTAGAACTTCTAATCAGAGACAATGGAATCTCGCCAAAGTTTGGAGTACAAAACCCTGCAGTGCTAGGTATTGCTTTCTTAGGTCCTTTTTAGAGGCGAAGCATCCTGACGATGCGGAGGATTTGACGTCGGGCCAGACAACCCTGAGGGATTGGAACGAAGCGCTCGCAAACAGAGAAGATATTGCTGTAGAAATGAAAGAGTTCGCTGAAGAATGGCTGAGTAGCTACGCTCCTCTCTTTCAATTTCGCTCAAGTTTATTCGAGAACGTTCACATCCGAGATCCCCATAACCTGCTGGTAGATCTTGCGGAGGAAACCGATCTCGATCCGATTCATCTACTAAGAAACTATGAATTTGTACAAAAAGACGATCTCCTTGAAGTTACCAACCGTGCCCAGGCCACTTACGAGATCAGTTTTGCATGGCGCTACGACGGCTCAGCAGATGAGTTCAAAGCTACCAATCTTAATCGCCTTATTGCACTAAAAAATTGTACTATTCGACGCAGGCAAGGTGGCGTGACTGCTCCAACACCGCTACTCAGTGCCTTAGAGAAAGAGTGGCTTGCAGGTGTAATTGTGCCAACGTTGACTAATCAGGGCATCATCTTCTATCTTCGCAAACAAGGGATTGAATCTTACAACATTACAGTTCAATGCGATGACTTTGCTAAGGAATATACTCTCTTTACTGGAATCTACGCGATTATGACGGCAGCGATGAACAAGATCAAAATTCGTTTAATGGATGAAGAAGAGTTTTGGATTGCAGGCTAA
- the cas5d gene encoding type I-D CRISPR-associated protein Cas5/Csc1, giving the protein MPAQLNLLDKAESATTPRFNTAKLVELWCAEPVFFASRELSDTYYTEGAIGNYALAYAFGWARSPYRLTSSEAGRPRYIEDLTPLNHECYVLPAWSANGSPTFRFERFNALSDAYWYAMTNNRVATAREDVLRVRRGDKPNTFRPSNYPQTGRLRLIERNNRFHTLVFGNHDIPEYIRLGKFMSKVRVQILEEMPITNLPAAEYSSQAYFSTADLPSGINLLSFDLISIPPTPLVKNLRFHAEAWQAGNFIVPANLQFCGGGVQSGV; this is encoded by the coding sequence ATGCCCGCTCAACTAAACTTGCTAGACAAAGCAGAGTCTGCCACAACTCCTAGATTCAATACAGCAAAACTAGTTGAATTATGGTGTGCTGAGCCTGTGTTCTTTGCCTCTAGAGAACTATCAGACACCTATTACACGGAGGGTGCGATCGGCAATTATGCTTTGGCATATGCCTTTGGCTGGGCGCGATCGCCCTACCGTCTGACTAGCTCCGAAGCAGGACGCCCCCGCTATATTGAGGATTTAACTCCTCTAAACCACGAATGCTATGTACTCCCTGCTTGGTCAGCAAACGGGAGCCCGACGTTCCGATTCGAGCGGTTTAATGCCTTGTCCGACGCGTACTGGTACGCGATGACCAATAACCGAGTTGCCACTGCTCGCGAAGATGTATTAAGGGTGCGACGTGGCGATAAGCCAAATACATTTCGACCAAGCAATTATCCTCAGACAGGCCGGTTACGTCTGATTGAGCGAAACAACCGATTTCACACTCTGGTTTTTGGCAATCATGACATCCCAGAATACATTCGGCTCGGCAAATTCATGAGTAAAGTCCGAGTCCAGATTCTAGAGGAGATGCCTATTACCAACCTGCCAGCAGCCGAGTACTCTAGCCAAGCCTACTTCAGCACTGCCGATTTACCATCGGGCATCAACCTACTGTCATTTGATCTGATTTCCATACCGCCAACTCCTCTTGTCAAAAATCTGCGATTTCACGCCGAGGCATGGCAAGCTGGCAACTTTATTGTCCCTGCAAATTTACAGTTCTGCGGAGGAGGTGTTCAAAGTGGGGTATGA
- the cas7d gene encoding type I-D CRISPR-associated protein Cas7/Csc2, with protein sequence MSIEKLNSFLAPTYENFPKGRMISLVTLRTSLSELILRTEGTGEPMCREFVQAGSTGDSRRQVVQRLVMTKRKQVAPERRKGREHLRAYNLLYTIKKKEEILTCSLNTNAPCEMCIDCFLYGFAAGGGGAQKSRIWTEDAFSILTATDTLSDRTINAIFETGTMRDEKGNASTALNTSEYIKPGVHFLDVVTLKDVTADEFRYLTGNILLTGRYGAVSSRVGRMENQILGIFGGIAELPSSLELVQAIHDQFTTIGTPLEHPLDNGDLIDATKTVIASWTNRRGVSLQLSDEELAAVIADVDQHWSDAEREAFLRRLDQSYEPFRQVGESKKGKGKKKETAEAGS encoded by the coding sequence ATGTCAATCGAAAAACTCAACAGTTTCCTTGCGCCCACGTATGAAAACTTTCCAAAAGGGCGCATGATCAGTTTAGTGACTCTCAGAACTTCTCTATCAGAGTTGATTCTGCGGACTGAAGGCACCGGAGAGCCGATGTGTCGTGAGTTTGTCCAAGCAGGATCAACAGGAGACTCGCGGAGGCAGGTGGTTCAGCGATTGGTAATGACCAAACGTAAACAGGTCGCGCCGGAGCGCCGTAAAGGTCGTGAGCACTTACGTGCTTATAATCTGCTCTACACCATCAAGAAGAAGGAAGAGATCCTAACTTGCTCTCTAAATACTAATGCACCCTGCGAGATGTGTATTGATTGCTTCTTATATGGCTTTGCTGCCGGAGGTGGCGGGGCTCAGAAAAGTCGCATCTGGACAGAGGATGCATTCAGCATTTTGACAGCGACCGATACCCTCAGTGACCGCACTATTAATGCGATCTTTGAGACAGGCACGATGCGGGATGAGAAAGGTAATGCATCGACAGCCTTGAACACTAGTGAATACATAAAGCCAGGTGTTCATTTCCTAGATGTTGTTACCCTCAAGGATGTCACAGCTGATGAGTTTCGCTACCTCACTGGCAACATCCTGCTGACTGGTCGCTATGGAGCTGTTTCTAGTCGTGTTGGTCGGATGGAGAATCAAATCCTTGGCATCTTTGGGGGCATTGCGGAACTGCCAAGTTCCTTAGAACTAGTGCAGGCTATACATGATCAGTTCACGACAATTGGCACCCCCTTAGAACATCCGCTCGACAACGGCGACTTGATCGATGCAACCAAGACAGTTATTGCCTCCTGGACAAATCGACGGGGAGTTTCGCTGCAACTTTCAGATGAGGAACTAGCCGCCGTGATTGCAGATGTAGATCAGCATTGGTCAGATGCAGAGCGAGAAGCATTTTTGAGGCGATTAGATCAATCCTACGAGCCGTTCCGTCAAGTTGGGGAGTCGAAGAAGGGTAAGGGTAAGAAGAAAGAAACTGCTGAAGCAGGGAGCTAG
- a CDS encoding CRISPR-associated protein Csc3: MSLLKRTPKSLEERYFQGVRPKLYELHGKHQQSGVRESRTLAEHLDSACQFTLTVSRLANVPEPKRAVLLAATAVHDLNKLEGAKERNVKTLVRDRSFLQEQLERAGVSDLIENDEDLELARKLIERHSGHNVSDGTRFLPEDPNIERWASILRAADLFDLELEEEKLTQKLRKELIHAFNRPCELYRIRVTEDRGYITALLLSACEEVLHQHQYNVLAIFPDGVLVEGPANSNSDLTTKIAAKWEDKIEQVFGGNIEKLVRATKDGIKISSQAVQHNREEVINTVLGLLEKKKAGFKLDKIQGDVDKWSKQNVSPDELQAALDVGLVPVDNAEDFYTSEGMKAAYLSYREVQPKLSPIQVWDKIAAHTGLSEQQRAALDPFDALYGRALFAAKASSNKLAGIIAALQDSLELRKGEASSTEIEVSEEMIAAVQRSLSCPFVKNMAGSSELAAYIEANPRQRCSLGATVSETAALSSDQMPIGTKVQMFSNRLPGGMTSDPVRQADPIASLAYQLMTVGAHLPAAKKEPPYYLHLALPNGSAPALLRIWRDWLQDTAATNAEGGPVTVDELKLYRDRAIEFKANKVVGAALPKRAEFVHSTVTIPIMWGETTASLALLKSLRLALELSLSAEFGFPFILSSGLQVDASVQSFGRIEGISSGLQPLLSLEASQIGVYDRAQASEILKRLRCLTDLAISIVSLSKLDDCVYDLARACAQPFSLYFVLMRWLLREQESPSFALIWSRIREPLHVLLESLMPNENSALTRYLKEATQIAAESRLWGSSAEKRTSLSEPFTEFVTSVRSQKSYMDLEFMFAALVQKYHTRLDRIREHGVGLTKLEQLKSYYAVLRKLYEEVYQGRPDKLLSDQKNLEAAYLFFLEEARRELRAKAEGSKQTEESVA, encoded by the coding sequence ATGTCGTTACTGAAACGAACTCCCAAATCACTGGAAGAACGGTACTTTCAAGGGGTTCGCCCTAAGCTTTATGAGCTGCATGGTAAACATCAGCAATCTGGAGTCCGTGAAAGTCGGACATTAGCGGAGCATCTGGACTCTGCATGTCAGTTCACGTTAACAGTCAGCCGGTTAGCGAATGTGCCAGAGCCAAAAAGAGCGGTATTGCTGGCTGCAACAGCAGTGCATGACTTGAATAAGCTGGAAGGAGCGAAGGAACGTAATGTCAAAACACTCGTGAGAGATCGAAGCTTCTTACAGGAGCAGCTTGAAAGGGCTGGAGTTAGCGACCTTATTGAAAATGATGAGGATCTTGAATTAGCCCGCAAACTGATTGAGCGGCACTCCGGTCACAACGTCAGTGATGGGACACGATTCTTACCTGAAGACCCAAATATTGAACGCTGGGCATCGATTCTCCGAGCGGCTGATTTATTTGATTTGGAGCTTGAGGAAGAAAAACTGACTCAAAAGCTGCGGAAAGAGCTAATTCACGCATTCAACCGCCCCTGTGAGCTTTACCGTATCAGAGTTACAGAAGACCGAGGGTATATTACTGCTCTGTTGCTAAGTGCTTGCGAAGAGGTGCTGCATCAGCATCAATATAATGTTCTAGCTATATTCCCTGACGGTGTTCTAGTCGAAGGCCCAGCAAATAGCAATTCAGATTTAACCACTAAGATTGCAGCGAAATGGGAAGATAAAATTGAGCAAGTTTTTGGCGGCAACATCGAGAAGCTAGTTAGAGCAACCAAGGACGGCATAAAGATTTCGAGCCAAGCAGTACAACATAATCGTGAAGAAGTCATCAATACCGTTTTGGGGTTACTGGAGAAAAAGAAAGCAGGATTCAAGCTCGATAAAATTCAAGGCGATGTTGACAAATGGAGCAAACAGAACGTTAGCCCAGACGAATTACAGGCTGCACTAGATGTCGGCTTAGTTCCTGTTGATAACGCAGAGGATTTTTATACCTCTGAGGGAATGAAGGCTGCTTATTTGAGTTACAGGGAAGTTCAGCCTAAACTGTCTCCAATACAAGTCTGGGACAAAATAGCTGCACACACCGGATTGTCAGAGCAGCAAAGAGCAGCTTTAGATCCATTTGATGCATTGTACGGTCGAGCGCTATTTGCAGCCAAAGCATCATCCAATAAATTAGCTGGAATAATTGCAGCCTTACAAGATTCGTTAGAACTGCGAAAAGGAGAGGCTTCATCAACTGAGATAGAAGTTTCAGAAGAGATGATTGCCGCAGTACAACGCTCGCTCAGTTGTCCTTTTGTTAAAAATATGGCGGGTAGCAGCGAATTAGCAGCATACATTGAAGCAAATCCTCGGCAGCGGTGCTCATTAGGAGCCACTGTCAGTGAAACCGCTGCTTTAAGCTCCGACCAAATGCCAATCGGCACAAAAGTGCAAATGTTTTCCAATCGGTTACCTGGTGGAATGACCAGCGATCCTGTACGACAGGCAGACCCAATAGCGTCCCTCGCCTATCAACTAATGACCGTTGGTGCTCATCTACCAGCAGCTAAGAAGGAGCCTCCTTACTACCTCCACCTTGCACTACCAAACGGATCCGCCCCTGCGTTGCTTCGAATTTGGCGCGACTGGCTACAGGATACGGCGGCAACCAATGCAGAGGGTGGTCCAGTAACAGTCGATGAGCTGAAGCTTTATCGCGATAGAGCTATTGAATTTAAAGCTAATAAAGTTGTTGGTGCTGCTTTACCAAAGCGTGCGGAATTTGTTCACTCTACCGTGACAATTCCAATCATGTGGGGTGAGACAACCGCATCCCTAGCATTGTTAAAGTCCTTAAGATTGGCGCTTGAACTATCTTTATCTGCGGAGTTCGGTTTTCCGTTTATTCTTAGCTCTGGTTTACAGGTTGATGCATCTGTACAGAGCTTCGGTAGAATTGAAGGCATCTCCTCTGGATTACAGCCTTTACTCAGTCTTGAGGCATCTCAAATCGGAGTTTACGACCGTGCCCAAGCCTCAGAAATTCTCAAGCGACTTCGTTGTCTAACTGACTTAGCAATCAGCATTGTCAGCTTGTCCAAACTAGATGATTGTGTCTATGACCTGGCACGAGCCTGTGCGCAGCCCTTTAGTCTGTACTTCGTTTTAATGCGTTGGCTTTTGCGAGAGCAGGAGAGCCCAAGCTTTGCCTTGATTTGGAGCCGTATCCGTGAACCATTACACGTTTTACTGGAGAGCCTAATGCCAAATGAAAATTCTGCCCTGACCCGCTACTTAAAAGAGGCTACTCAAATTGCAGCAGAATCAAGGCTTTGGGGTAGCTCAGCTGAGAAGCGAACTTCACTATCCGAGCCCTTCACCGAGTTCGTTACCTCCGTTCGTTCTCAAAAGAGCTACATGGATTTGGAATTTATGTTTGCTGCCCTAGTCCAGAAATATCACACTCGTCTCGATCGCATTCGAGAACACGGTGTAGGGCTAACTAAACTGGAGCAGCTTAAAAGCTACTACGCTGTGCTTCGCAAACTATATGAAGAGGTTTATCAAGGCCGACCAGATAAGCTTTTGAGTGATCAAAAAAACTTGGAAGCAGCCTACCTCTTTTTCCTAGAGGAAGCTCGTCGAGAGCTGAGAGCAAAAGCTGAAGGCAGCAAGCAAACAGAAGAATCTGTTGCTTAG